A single window of Aspergillus puulaauensis MK2 DNA, chromosome 5, nearly complete sequence DNA harbors:
- a CDS encoding sterol desaturase family protein (COG:I;~EggNog:ENOG410PFWJ;~InterPro:IPR006694;~PFAM:PF04116;~TransMembrane:6 (o20-39i51-68o99-122i164-181o201-218i225-246o);~go_function: GO:0005506 - iron ion binding [Evidence IEA];~go_function: GO:0016491 - oxidoreductase activity [Evidence IEA];~go_process: GO:0008610 - lipid biosynthetic process [Evidence IEA];~go_process: GO:0055114 - oxidation-reduction process [Evidence IEA]) has product MDFLTVFFVLPTISSYSTRVNVIFFYMTWTTLVLSHTALRVELFGTLLARLLFYLFPSLVFFILDIAAPGTSASFKERGESGLPTGSKRTKPSLKELKIAGWSLANLALGIVVQMTIEAFLIKTPKLRPAVQMAISVPMPWTVTKQLFWGFLLREILSYSIHRFVLHTKIPVFSLVAQFHRTWYHALRAPFPLTAHYDHPLVYLLSTFIPMYMPVLFFRYHMITFLIYTVIISIEETFAFSGYYVLPGFLLNWVARRTELHLAHGGKTHFGRWGVVDLLVGTGWYGSNSFAGWGDDSSGAESSRGKVGPGRGRR; this is encoded by the exons ATGGATTTCCTTACTGTATTCTTCGTTCTCCCCACTATATCCTCCTATAGTACAAGAGTCAACGTGATATTCTTTTACATGACATGGACCACTCTTGTGCTCTCACATACCGCTTTACGGGTTGAATTGTTCGGCACGTTGCTTGCGCGCCTACTATTCTACCTTTTCCCCTCCCTTGTCTTTTTCATTCTCGACATTGCAGCTCCAGGCACATCCGCTTCCTTCAAAGAGCGAGGTGAATCCGGTCTCCCAACTGGAAGCAAGCGCACCAAGCCTTCGTTGAAGGAACTCAAGATTGCAGGATGGTCGCTCGCTAACTTGGCGCTGGGAATCGTCGTGCAAATGACGATTGAAGCGTTCCTTATAAAAACTCCTAAGTTGCGACCTGCAGTACAGATGGCCATCAGCGTCCCAATGCCTTGGACTGTCACAAAGCAGCTTTTCtggggatttcttcttcgagaG atcttatCATACAGCATCCACCGCTTCGTCCTCCACACCAAAATCCCCGTCTTTTCCCTTGTCGCTCAATTCCACAGAACCTGGTACCATGCCCTCCGCGCCCCGTTTCCCCTAACAGCGCACTACGACCACCCGCTTGTCTACCTCCTCTCAACTTTTATCCCGATGTACATGCCAGTTCTATTCTTCCGTTACCATATGATCACCTTCCTCATATATACGGTCATCATCTCAATTGAAGAAACATTCGCATTCTCTGGATACTATGTGCTGCCAGGTTTCCTGCTGAACTGGGTCGCGCGCCGAACGGAGCTCCATCTTGCCCATGGCGGCAAGACGCACTTTGGGCGCTGGGGCGTCGTTGATCTCCTTGTGGGGACGGGGTGGTATGGTAGTAATAGTTTTGCCGGCTGGGGTGACGATTCAAGCGGCGCAGAGAGTTCAAGGGGTAAAGTTGGCCctgggagagggaggaggtga
- a CDS encoding 60S ribosomal protein eL6 (COG:J;~EggNog:ENOG410PJFV;~InterPro:IPR008991,IPR041997,IPR014722,IPR000915;~PFAM:PF01159;~go_component: GO:0005840 - ribosome [Evidence IEA];~go_function: GO:0003735 - structural constituent of ribosome [Evidence IEA];~go_process: GO:0006412 - translation [Evidence IEA]): MSDVGTTKQFGKAQRLVPSQKAQKWYPVDDELQPKKVRKTVRPTKVRESLQPGTILILLAGRFRGKRVILLKHLDQGVLLVTGPFKINGVPLRRVNARYVIATSKRVDIGSVDSQTVEKVSAPGYFTKEKKNEKKTEEAFFKQGEKPEKKKVASARASDQKAIDQSILASVKKENFLGSYLAASFSLRNGDKPHEMKW, encoded by the exons ATGTCGGACGTTGGCACGACGAAGCAGTTTGGAAAGGCCCAGAGGCTTGTGCCGTCCCAGAAGGCCCAGAAATGGTACCCTGTTGATGACGAGCTGCAGCCCAAGAAA GTCCGCAAGACTGTTCGTCCCACCAAGGTTCGCGAAAGCCTTCAGCCCGGTactatcctcatcctccttgccgGTCGCTTCCGTGGCAAGCGCGTCATTCTCCTCAAGCACCTTGACCAGGgtgtcctcctcgtcaccggTCCCTTCAAGATCAACGGTGTTCCCCTCCGACGGGTGAACGCTCGCTACGTGATCGCCACCAGCAAGCGCGTGGACATCGGCAGCGTTGACAGCCAGACCGTCGAGAAGGTCTCCGCCCCCGGCTacttcaccaaggagaagaagaacgagaaGAAGACTGAGGAGGCTTTCTTCAAGCAGGGAGAGAAGCCCGAG aagaagaaggttgccAGCGCCCGTGCTAGCGACCAGAAGGCTATCGACCAGTCCATCTTGGCCAGCGTCAAGAAGGAGAACTTCCTCGGCAGCTACCTCGCTGCCTCCTTCAGCCTCCGAAACGGCGACAAGCCCCACGAAATGAAGTGGTAG